A single Oncorhynchus nerka isolate Pitt River linkage group LG10, Oner_Uvic_2.0, whole genome shotgun sequence DNA region contains:
- the LOC115136448 gene encoding cyclic nucleotide-gated cation channel: MTGQVADRDLSPHRLSVKTTVEEEPERERAESTLSRVPSECDHDNDDTSSELARVAALDGGHNSRNSFQGRGALSRLVNLVVILREWAHRSLVEEEERPDSFLERFRGPELRTAPSRISNTQPDANGNNTKGRFRKKWGVFVVSPSDDMYYRWLFVIAIAVLYNWILIVARACFDKLQTSNYICWLVLDYLSDALYILDTCVRLRTGFLEQGLLVKDLSKLRDSYVRTFQFKLDVVSILPTDLAYISTGIHTPELRFNRLLRFPRMFEFFDRTETRTNYPNIFRICNLVLYILVIIHWNACIYFAISKSLGFGSDTWVYPNISNPEYGSLTRGYVYCLYWSTLTLTTIGEMPAPVRDEEYLFVVFDFLVGVLIFATIVGNVGSMISNMNATRAEFQARIDAIKHYMHFRRVSKELEARVIKWFDYLWTNKKAVDEQEVLKNLPNKLRAEIAINVHLETLKKVRIFQDCEAGLLVELVLKLRPQVYSPGDYICRKGDIGKEMYIIKEGKLAVVANDGVTQYALLTAGSCFGEISILNIQGSKMGNRRTANIRSIGYSDLFCLSKDDLMEAVTEYPDAKKVLEERGKEILMKEGLLDENAEAGRLGGEDTEEKVERLESSLDTLQTRFARLLSEYTATQQRLKRRITNLERQLCHTGCGILSDADLSDEDSASEAEADTLAAANTVEQGDHGNDEPTESTVQT; the protein is encoded by the exons ATGACAGGCCAGGTGGCCGACAGAGACTTGTCCCCCCATCGTCTCTCAGTGAAGACCACTGTggaggaggagccagagagggagagagctgagagtACTCTCAGCAG AGTGCCATCAGAATGTGATCATGATAATGATGACACATCCTCAGAGCTGGCACGGGTGGCCGCTCTCGATGGTGGACACAACTCAAGGAACTCTTTTCAAGGACGGGGAGCTCTGTCTAG attAGTGAATTTGGTGGTGATTCTGAGGGAGTGGGCACACAGGAGCCttgtagaggaggaggagcggcCAGACTCTTTCTTGGAACGCTTCCGTGGCCCTGAGCTAAGGACTGCCCCTAGTCGCATCAGCAATACGCAGCCTGATGCCAATGGCAACAATACCAAAGGGAGATTTAg GAAAAAATGGGGTGTGTTCGTTGTGTCCCCATCAGACGACATGTACTACCGTTGGCTGTTTGTTATTGCTATAGCTGtgctctacaactggatcctcaTTGTGGCTAG GGCATGCTTTGACAAACTGCAGACAAGCAATTACATCTGCTGGTTGGTGCTGGACTACCTTTCAGACGCTTTGTACATCCTGGACACATGTGTCCGACTCCGCACAG GGTTTCTGGAGCAGGGTCTGCTGGTGAAGGACCTCTCCAAGCTGAGAGACAGCTATGTCCGCACATTTCAGTTCAAGCTGGATGTCGTGTCCATCCTACCCACTGATCTGGCCTACATATCCACAGGAATCCACACCCCAGAGCTCAGATTCAATCGCCTGCTGCGATTCCCACGCATGTTTGAGTTCTTTGACCGCACTGAGACACGCACGAACTACCCCAACATCTTCCGCATCTGCAACTTGGTGCTCTACATCCTGGTCATCATCCACTGGAACGCCTGCATCTACTTTGCTATTTCCAAATCTCTAGGGTTTGGCTCTGATACCTGGGTGTACCCCAACATCTCCAACCCCGAGTATGGCTCCCTAACCCGGGGCTATGTCTACTGCCTGTACTGGTCCACCCTCACCCTCACCACTATTGGAGAGATGCCTGCACCTGTACGGGATGAGGAGTATCTTTTTGTGGTCTTTGACTTCCTCGTTGGGGTGCTGATCTTTGCCACGATTGTGGGTAATGTTGGCTCCATGATTTCCAACATGAATGCCACACGTGCAGAGTTTCAGGCCCGTATTGATGCCATCAAACACTACATGCACTTCCGCCGGGTCAGCAAGGAGCTGGAAGCACGCGTCATTAAGTGGTTTGACTACCTCTGGACTAATAAGAAAGCAGTGGATGAGCAGGAGGTATTGAAGAACTTGCCTAACAAATTGCGGGCTGAGATCGCCATCAATGTGCACCTGGAGACCCTGAAGAAAGTGCGTATCTTTCAGGACTGTGAGGCTGGACTGTTGGTGGAGCTGGTCCTGAAACTCCGGCCACAGGTCTATAGCCCAGGGGACTACATCTGCCGCAAAGGGGACATAGGGAAGGAGATGTACATCATCAAAGAGGGGAAGCTGGCAGTGGTGGCAAATGACGGGGTCACACAGTACGCCCTCCTCACCGCCGGCAGCTGCTTTGGGGAGATAAGTATCCTCAACATCCAGGGCAGCAAAATGGGAAACCGCAGGACGGCCAATATCCGCAGCATCGGCTATTCTGACCTCTTCTGCCTCTCTAAGGATGACCTGATGGAAGCAGTGACCGAGTACCCTGATGCTAAGAAGgtgctggaggagagggggaaggagatcCTTATGAAGGAGGGCCTCCTGGATGAGAATGCAGAGGCTGGCAGACTGGGTGGAGAGGACActgaggagaaggtggagaggctGGAGTCCTCTCTGGACACCCTGCAGACGCGCTTCGCCCGCCTGCTCAGCGAGTACACGGCCACACAGCAGCGGCTGAAGCGGCGCATCACCAACCTggagcgccagctgtgccacacGGGCTGCGGGATCCTCTCAGACGCAGACCTCTCTGACGAAGACTCAGCTTCTGAGGCTGAGGCAGACACTCTGGCCGCTGCCAATACCGTTGAGCAGGGTGACCATGGAAATGATGAGCCGACTGAATCCACTGTTCAAACTTGA